In the Candidatus Rhodoblastus alkanivorans genome, one interval contains:
- a CDS encoding TonB-dependent receptor, which produces MLGGSMAALSWHCAARAQTNLPEVTVRQQKPAAPRRKIAVARKPAPHPNIRRIAHRAAAPLPHPRQPTPEAETPAAAEARALAQNTTGLNKARANILPPLGVSPYDISGAAIAQAPQGANAPLDKVLLQAPGVSQDSAASGSLHIRNEHANVQYRVNGVLLPEGVAGFGTLLDTQFIGNMSLLTGALPAQFGLHTSGIIDVTSKNGVFDGGGAVGVYGGSHGTITPSFEYGGSSGQTQYFFTGQYSQSNLGIENTTPAYNAIHDRDALNKFFGYVSTILEDGSRLSFLTGSAVGTYQIPATPWQTPFPGVAALLPNSAAFPSSAVAENQYEASLYNVLAWQKSAGALDFQFAYFSRYSELHFMPDTYGDLLYNGVASDVLRDSFLNGVSVDAAYHYNDAHTIRGGLYASGEDTYVRNSSFVFATDAGGDPYGAPFPAPVDKSSKFGWLLGAYLQDEWKISRQLTLNAGLRFDQMYQYVDANQFSPRLSLTYAPFDSTNMHIGFARYFTPPSQALSAPVNLADFANTTAAPAVSQSGSVLPEHGTYLDAGIEQKVLPGLTIGIDGYLKWAQDLLDDGQFGQALVLTAFNYAKGFNQGLEFKVNYEQGDFRAYANLALAKQMATNVVSNQYLFDPDELAFISNHYIYTDHSQTLTASAGASYRWQGTRFSADMIYGSGLRAGFANTQTSAPYVQFNLGAMHQFKWAPDMKPVTIRFDVVNLFDTIYAIRDGSGIGVFAPQYGPRRGFFIGISQKI; this is translated from the coding sequence ATGCTGGGTGGTTCGATGGCGGCCTTGAGTTGGCATTGTGCCGCGCGCGCCCAGACCAACCTTCCGGAAGTCACCGTGCGCCAGCAAAAGCCGGCCGCGCCGAGGAGGAAGATCGCGGTTGCGCGCAAGCCGGCGCCGCATCCGAATATTCGGCGCATCGCCCATCGAGCGGCGGCGCCCCTGCCCCACCCGCGACAGCCAACGCCCGAAGCTGAAACGCCCGCAGCGGCCGAAGCGCGCGCTCTCGCTCAAAACACAACGGGCCTGAACAAAGCGCGCGCCAACATCCTCCCGCCGCTCGGCGTGAGTCCCTATGACATCAGCGGCGCGGCGATCGCACAGGCGCCGCAGGGCGCCAACGCGCCGCTCGACAAGGTCCTGCTCCAGGCGCCGGGCGTCTCGCAGGATTCCGCCGCGAGCGGATCGCTGCACATCCGCAACGAGCACGCCAATGTCCAATACCGCGTCAACGGCGTGCTGCTGCCCGAAGGTGTGGCGGGCTTCGGCACTCTGCTCGACACCCAGTTCATCGGCAATATGTCGCTGCTGACGGGCGCCCTGCCGGCGCAATTCGGCCTTCATACCTCGGGAATCATCGACGTCACCAGCAAGAACGGCGTCTTCGACGGCGGCGGCGCCGTCGGGGTTTACGGCGGCAGCCATGGAACGATCACGCCAAGCTTCGAATATGGCGGGTCGTCGGGCCAGACCCAATATTTCTTCACCGGCCAATATTCCCAGAGCAATCTCGGCATCGAGAACACGACGCCGGCCTATAATGCGATCCACGACCGCGACGCGCTGAACAAATTCTTCGGCTATGTCTCGACCATTCTCGAAGACGGCTCGCGGCTGAGCTTCCTCACCGGGAGCGCCGTCGGAACCTACCAAATTCCGGCGACCCCCTGGCAGACGCCTTTTCCCGGCGTCGCGGCGCTGCTGCCCAACTCGGCGGCCTTTCCGTCGTCGGCCGTCGCGGAAAACCAGTATGAGGCGAGCCTCTACAACGTTCTGGCGTGGCAGAAATCCGCCGGCGCGCTGGATTTCCAGTTCGCCTATTTCTCGCGCTACAGCGAGCTTCACTTCATGCCGGACACCTACGGCGACCTGCTTTACAACGGCGTCGCCTCCGACGTGCTGCGTGACAGTTTCCTGAATGGCGTCAGCGTCGACGCCGCATATCATTACAACGACGCGCACACGATCCGCGGCGGCCTCTACGCCAGCGGCGAAGACACTTATGTCCGCAATTCGTCCTTCGTCTTCGCCACGGACGCCGGTGGCGATCCCTATGGCGCGCCCTTTCCGGCGCCGGTCGATAAAAGCTCGAAATTCGGCTGGCTCCTCGGCGCCTATCTCCAGGACGAATGGAAGATCAGCCGGCAACTGACGCTCAACGCCGGGCTGCGTTTCGACCAGATGTATCAATATGTCGACGCCAATCAGTTCAGTCCGCGCCTCAGCCTGACCTATGCGCCGTTCGACAGCACGAATATGCACATCGGCTTCGCGCGCTATTTCACGCCGCCGTCGCAGGCGCTGAGCGCCCCCGTCAATCTCGCCGATTTCGCCAATACCACCGCCGCGCCGGCGGTCAGCCAGTCCGGTTCGGTCCTGCCCGAACACGGGACCTATCTCGACGCCGGGATAGAGCAGAAGGTCCTCCCCGGCCTGACCATCGGAATCGACGGCTATCTGAAATGGGCCCAGGACCTGCTCGACGACGGCCAGTTCGGCCAGGCTCTGGTCCTCACCGCATTCAATTACGCCAAGGGTTTCAACCAGGGCCTCGAATTCAAGGTGAATTACGAACAGGGCGACTTCCGGGCCTATGCCAATCTCGCGCTCGCCAAACAGATGGCGACCAATGTCGTCTCGAACCAATATCTGTTCGACCCGGATGAACTCGCCTTCATCTCGAACCATTACATTTATACCGATCATTCCCAGACGCTCACGGCGTCGGCCGGCGCCTCCTATCGCTGGCAGGGAACGCGATTCAGCGCCGACATGATCTATGGCAGCGGCCTGCGCGCCGGCTTCGCCAACACCCAGACCTCCGCGCCCTATGTGCAGTTCAATCTCGGCGCCATGCACCAATTCAAATGGGCGCCGGACATGAAGCCGGTGACGATCCGCTTCGACGTCGTCAACCTGTTCGACACGATCTACGCGATCCGCGACGGCAGCGGCATCGGCGTTTTCGCGCCGCAATACGGGCCGCGACGCGGCTTCTTCATCGGCATCTCGCAAAAGATCTGA
- a CDS encoding RMD1 family protein produces the protein MSESQPPVAPLRFTARALLLGDRIDLGGLERTDTISTSPSPLAFHVGQNGKVALYRYGVAVMAGLTPLEEEDVLARLKGRVVGSPLRKEDEIATLLVGEGEERITPGGQIALKDLSNERFLVFADAIAKSVALARDEREVNIVFDKVEPLANVLGRLGRPNRNRKEMLKLIGQALGVQHRVSGRVAVDDKPDVLWDRPDLERLYARLEDEYELKERGETLQRKLDVIVETVRALTDIIDADRSSFMEMAIVLLILAEIAISLFEIIFVRGH, from the coding sequence ATGAGCGAATCTCAGCCTCCCGTCGCGCCCCTGCGCTTCACCGCCCGCGCCCTCCTTCTCGGCGACCGGATCGACCTCGGCGGGCTGGAGCGGACCGACACGATCTCGACGTCGCCCTCGCCCCTGGCCTTTCACGTCGGGCAGAACGGCAAGGTGGCGCTTTACCGCTATGGCGTCGCCGTCATGGCCGGCCTGACCCCCCTGGAGGAGGAGGACGTGCTCGCCCGGCTCAAGGGCCGGGTGGTCGGCTCGCCCTTGCGGAAGGAGGACGAAATCGCGACCCTGCTGGTCGGGGAGGGAGAAGAGCGCATCACGCCGGGTGGGCAGATCGCGCTCAAGGACCTGTCCAACGAGCGTTTCCTCGTCTTTGCCGACGCCATCGCCAAAAGCGTCGCGCTTGCGCGCGACGAGCGCGAGGTCAATATCGTCTTTGACAAAGTCGAGCCTCTGGCCAATGTTCTGGGGCGGCTTGGCAGGCCCAACCGCAACCGCAAGGAAATGCTCAAGCTGATCGGCCAGGCGCTCGGCGTGCAGCATCGCGTCTCGGGCCGCGTCGCGGTCGACGACAAGCCGGACGTTCTGTGGGACCGGCCGGACCTCGAACGCCTCTACGCCCGGCTGGAGGACGAATATGAGCTGAAAGAGCGCGGCGAGACCCTCCAGCGCAAATTGGACGTCATCGTCGAAACCGTCCGCGCCCTGACCGACATCATCGACGCCGACCGCTCGTCCTTCATGGAAATGGCGATCGTGCTGCTGATTCTCGCGGAAATCGCCATTTCCCTGTTCGAAATCATCTTCGTTCGCGGGCATTGA
- a CDS encoding CsbD family protein: protein MAIAMVTGMVMGVADTEPGSRTRFRTGPRPTFPSPRWPDMDGYFPSLFAIRRRLILSDPRTATQEAMRGNASPQSPRRLIMGSMSDKVKGAANQVAGAVKEAAGHAVGNPNLEVEGAAQKLKGKTQEAVGKTKDAIKEIVDKA, encoded by the coding sequence ATGGCTATCGCTATGGTCACGGGCATGGTTATGGGCGTGGCCGATACTGAACCCGGTTCACGAACACGATTTCGAACAGGCCCGCGCCCCACGTTTCCCTCGCCGCGCTGGCCCGACATGGATGGGTATTTTCCGAGCCTGTTCGCGATCCGTCGACGCCTCATATTGTCGGACCCGCGAACAGCAACCCAGGAGGCGATGCGCGGGAACGCTTCGCCTCAATCCCCGAGGAGATTGATCATGGGCAGTATGAGCGACAAAGTTAAGGGCGCAGCCAATCAGGTCGCCGGCGCCGTCAAGGAGGCCGCGGGCCATGCCGTCGGCAACCCGAACCTTGAAGTTGAAGGCGCCGCGCAGAAGCTCAAGGGCAAGACGCAGGAGGCCGTTGGCAAGACCAAGGACGCGATCAAGGAAATCGTAGACAAGGCTTGA